A DNA window from Drosophila virilis strain 15010-1051.87 chromosome 4, Dvir_AGI_RSII-ME, whole genome shotgun sequence contains the following coding sequences:
- the LOC6628143 gene encoding C-type lectin 37Db, with the protein MFRITVAALILFKMLTALSMAWARIADMTTSRLGIPAGYHVEPLFRKFATGYYYIPDAAYVTWFTALHDCHSIGGHLIGLAKLETLHEMGFHVRNATHTKNYWLDLTDLAQNGDYVSMSSGKKPNYVHWCDDAQPNQPNISSNCVNVENTNASRPCMKSVPCHFFRSYICQAHTPSTVSIVVF; encoded by the exons ATGTTCCGGATAACTGTTGCTGCCCTGATCCTGTTCAAAATGTTGACTGCCTTGTCAATGGCATGGGCGCGCATTGCAG ATATGACTACAAGTCGCCTGGGCATACCGGCAGGCTACCATGTCGAGCCGTTGTTCAGGAAGTTCGCAACCGGATATTATTATATACCGGATGCGGCATATGTTACCTGGTTTACTGCACTGCACGATTGCCACAGCATTGGCGGTCATTTAATAGGCCTGGCCAAATTGGAAACTCTGCACGAGATGGGCTTTCATGTTAGAAATGCGACACATACCAAAAACTATTGGCTGGATCTCACGGATCTCGCCCAAAACGGCGACTACGTCTCCATGTCCAGCGGCAAGAAACCAAATTATGTGCATTGGTGCGACGATGCGCAACCAAACCAACCAAATATCTCGTCAAATTGCGTTAATGTCGAGAATACGAATGCGTCCAGGCCCTGCATGAAATCGGTGCCGTGTCATTTCTTCAGGAGCTATATTTGCCAAGCGCATACGCCCAGCACCGTTTCCATAGTtgttttctaa
- the LOC6628142 gene encoding uncharacterized protein, with translation MEINTTSLLPYVLDLLSRQPDLCTSIDALCEQIQDVVMDDIISPFGNLKRAVEFSVELGMNLGLLLLSDKRVRMPFNFRNRNDNKPAQPQPAKAKELVSPEQGRQVIKRLAKTLKDSRSAVIKQKTNTKARAKGPPKTGFKCKRGRPHAHKKGRPAKKRKTNARNAAVRQLAGTRSRRY, from the exons atggaaATTAATACAACATCCCTGCTGCCCTACGTGCTGGACTTGCTGAGTCGTCAGCCGGATTTAT GCACCTCCATAGACGCGCTGTGCGAACAGATACAGGATGTGGTAATGGACGATATTATTAGTCCCTTTGGCAATCTCAAGCGAGCTGTCGAGTTCTCGGTGGAGCTGGGCATGAATCttggcctgctgctgctgagcgaTAAGCGTGTGCGCATGCCCTTCAATTTTCGCAACCGGAACGACAACAAGCCggcgcagccgcagccagcgAAAGCCAAGGAACTGGTCTCTCCGGAGCAGGGTCGACAGGTCATCAAGCGCCTGGCCAAAACT TTGAAGGATTCTCGAAGTGCCGTAATCAAGCAAAAGACCAACACCAAGGCTCGGGCAAAGGGTCCGCCAAAAACTGGGTTCAAATGCAAACGTGGCCGACCGCATGCCCACAAAAAGGGTCGACCCGCGAAAAAGCGCAAAACGAATGCACGCAATGCGGCGGTACGCCAGTTGGCCGGAACACGCAGCCGCCGTtattaa